A stretch of the Terriglobia bacterium genome encodes the following:
- a CDS encoding Crp/Fnr family transcriptional regulator: MHLSNAGTYNDTAAANTMNRTNAFSNLSPEARLRYNALGTEVDFSRGDALFVEGQPSQCVYIVLSGRVKLSVTSRDGKTMIVRIAEAGDVLGLSAAMNAADYEVSAQAFEFCRIKAVRAQDFIEFLKKYPDAAMIATQCILREYKMMFKDVCRLGLPTTVAGRLANLLLDWVHTRPQPGQTSRVTMTLTQEEIAGMTATSRETVSRVLQQFQRDKLISIKGVSLTVLQPAALEQLAV, encoded by the coding sequence ATGCATTTATCAAACGCTGGAACTTATAACGACACTGCAGCAGCAAACACCATGAATCGCACCAACGCTTTTTCCAATCTCAGCCCCGAAGCGCGCTTGCGCTACAACGCACTGGGAACCGAAGTTGACTTCTCCCGCGGTGACGCGCTGTTCGTAGAAGGCCAACCCTCACAGTGCGTATATATCGTGCTCAGCGGGCGAGTGAAACTGTCGGTCACCTCACGCGACGGCAAGACGATGATTGTCCGCATCGCCGAAGCCGGCGACGTGCTGGGATTGAGCGCGGCCATGAATGCCGCTGATTATGAAGTCAGCGCCCAGGCATTCGAATTCTGCCGCATCAAGGCCGTCCGCGCGCAAGACTTTATCGAGTTCCTGAAGAAGTACCCTGATGCCGCCATGATCGCCACGCAATGCATCTTGCGTGAATACAAAATGATGTTCAAAGACGTGTGCCGCCTGGGCTTGCCCACGACGGTGGCCGGCCGGCTAGCGAACCTGCTGCTGGACTGGGTACACACACGCCCGCAGCCGGGACAGACGTCCCGCGTCACCATGACCCTCACGCAGGAAGAAATCGCCGGCATGACCGCGACGTCACGCGAAACGGTAAGCCGCGTCCTGCAGCAGTTCCAACGCGACAAACTCATCTCCATTAAAGGTGTATCACTCACCGTGCTTCAGCCAGCGGCTCTTGAGCAACTGGCAGTTTAA
- a CDS encoding sigma-54 dependent transcriptional regulator, translating into MSQTNSSVSLVIIDDNPRSLEFVSTALARDGVEIFSASDPEEGLDLVYSHHPQIVMTDLVMPNMTGLDVLDRIMEFDPAIDVILMTAHYTTETAVEAIRKGAADYLNKPISLALLRERVGRLLDNALQRQRIVKVDDDLAQAAQFEGIVGRSPQMWEVFSRLRRIAPHYRAALITGETGTGKDLAAQALHKLSKVQGKYVVLNCSAVVETLFESELFGHVRGAFTGADRDKPGLFEYANGGTLFLDEIGDMPLATQAKLLRVLQNQEVQRVGSLTAQKIDVRVVAATNKDLRKAIAHQQFREDLFYRLSMVEINVPPLRERMEDLPLLTRHFVEKFARQYAKPVRGLTQRAQILLNRYHWPGNVRELENVIGHACMMAMGDVIDVADLPPAVQYAADGFRQPAAVAGGVASGLPAPNGVGNGLSLEEHEKQLLDQALTQAGGNQSKAARQLRIGRDALRYKMKKYGLL; encoded by the coding sequence ATGAGTCAGACAAACAGCTCCGTTTCACTGGTCATTATTGACGACAACCCGCGCAGCCTGGAGTTTGTCTCCACCGCCCTGGCGCGCGATGGCGTGGAGATTTTTTCCGCCTCCGATCCCGAAGAAGGCCTGGATCTGGTCTACAGCCACCACCCGCAAATCGTGATGACCGACCTGGTCATGCCTAACATGACGGGACTGGACGTGCTGGACCGCATCATGGAATTTGACCCGGCCATTGACGTCATCCTGATGACCGCGCACTACACCACGGAGACCGCGGTGGAAGCCATCCGCAAAGGCGCGGCGGACTATCTCAACAAACCAATTTCGCTCGCCCTGTTGCGCGAGCGCGTGGGCCGCTTGCTGGATAACGCCCTGCAGCGCCAGCGCATCGTGAAAGTTGACGACGACCTGGCCCAGGCGGCGCAGTTTGAGGGCATTGTCGGACGCAGCCCGCAGATGTGGGAAGTGTTCTCCCGCTTGCGGCGCATCGCTCCCCACTACCGCGCGGCGCTCATCACCGGCGAAACTGGCACAGGCAAAGACCTGGCCGCCCAGGCGTTGCACAAGCTAAGCAAAGTGCAAGGCAAATATGTTGTGCTGAACTGTTCCGCCGTGGTGGAGACCTTGTTTGAAAGCGAACTGTTCGGGCACGTCCGCGGCGCCTTTACTGGAGCGGACCGCGACAAGCCCGGCCTTTTTGAATACGCCAACGGCGGCACGCTGTTTCTGGACGAGATCGGCGACATGCCGCTGGCCACCCAGGCCAAGCTGCTGCGCGTCCTGCAGAACCAGGAGGTCCAGCGCGTGGGATCACTCACCGCCCAGAAAATTGACGTGCGCGTGGTGGCCGCCACCAACAAAGACCTGCGCAAGGCCATCGCCCACCAGCAATTTCGCGAAGACCTGTTCTACCGGCTGTCCATGGTGGAGATTAACGTTCCGCCGCTGCGTGAGCGCATGGAGGACCTGCCGCTGCTCACCCGGCATTTTGTGGAGAAGTTTGCGCGCCAGTACGCCAAACCCGTGCGCGGGCTCACGCAAAGAGCGCAAATCCTGTTGAACCGTTACCATTGGCCGGGCAACGTCCGCGAACTGGAGAACGTGATTGGCCACGCCTGCATGATGGCCATGGGAGACGTGATTGACGTTGCTGACCTGCCGCCCGCGGTGCAGTACGCCGCGGATGGATTCCGCCAGCCGGCTGCGGTTGCCGGCGGAGTTGCATCCGGCCTGCCCGCACCAAATGGCGTCGGCAACGGCTTGTCCCTGGAGGAGCATGAAAAACAGCTCCTGGACCAGGCCCTGACGCAAGCGGGCGGCAACCAATCTAAAGCGGCACGCCAGCTCCGCATCGGCCGCGACGCCCTGCGTTACAAAATGAAGAAGTATGGGCTTCTGTAA
- a CDS encoding response regulator, with protein MPRILIVEDKASSRELLRTVLEQQGYEVVEANDGEQALALIRGQSLDLVLMDLQLPQRNGYDVLQEIRSNPKLAAIPVVAVTANAMPGDREKVMAAGFTGYISKPVALTQLRDEVSRLLRAK; from the coding sequence ATGCCGCGAATCCTCATCGTCGAAGACAAAGCCAGCAGCCGCGAACTGCTGCGGACCGTCCTGGAGCAACAGGGTTACGAGGTGGTGGAAGCCAATGACGGCGAACAAGCGCTGGCGCTGATTCGCGGGCAGTCGCTGGACCTGGTCCTGATGGACCTGCAGCTTCCGCAGCGCAATGGCTATGACGTGTTGCAGGAAATCCGCAGCAATCCCAAGCTGGCGGCAATTCCCGTGGTGGCCGTGACCGCCAACGCCATGCCGGGAGACCGCGAAAAGGTCATGGCCGCGGGCTTTACAGGATACATCTCCAAGCCGGTTGCCCTGACCCAGTTGCGCGACGAAGTAAGCCGATTATTGCGTGCGAAATAG
- a CDS encoding PAS domain-containing sensor histidine kinase: protein MGKKPDTAAEVFAEKRFRKLLEAAPDAILEVDGKGRIVLANETAEKMFGYTREELHGINVDQLVPSAMRAGHGQLRDSYTAHPQVRPMGGGLDLMAQRKDGSQVAVEISLSPNWVEDGLRVIAVVRDISARKEAEQRLRAVQDQYNAELAAKNEQLEARNRDVEKANRLKSEFLASMSHELRTPLHTIIGFSELLTEEVEGTLNPKQKRFLGHVLQDSRHLLQLINEILDISRIEAGRLELQLGAFDFAACLDEVLAGIHQQAAAKDIHLENKNTFHDLVFADRLRLKEILYNLLSNAVKFTPNGGAVWVEALTADGQWLEISVCDTGVGIPADEHESIFEKFYQAGSTTKGTREGTGLGLPITKKLVELHGGNIRLTSEPGQGSRFTIALPLTGPPSL from the coding sequence GTGGGTAAGAAGCCGGACACGGCGGCGGAAGTCTTCGCGGAAAAGCGTTTTCGCAAACTGCTGGAAGCAGCGCCGGACGCCATTCTGGAAGTGGATGGCAAAGGCCGCATCGTGCTGGCCAACGAAACCGCGGAAAAAATGTTCGGCTACACGCGCGAGGAGTTGCACGGCATCAACGTGGACCAACTGGTGCCATCGGCCATGCGGGCCGGGCACGGACAACTAAGAGATTCTTATACCGCTCACCCGCAAGTGCGCCCCATGGGAGGCGGGTTGGACCTGATGGCCCAACGCAAAGACGGCTCGCAGGTTGCGGTGGAGATCAGTCTGAGTCCGAATTGGGTGGAAGACGGCCTGCGCGTGATTGCCGTGGTACGCGACATCAGCGCGCGCAAAGAGGCTGAGCAGCGGCTGCGCGCCGTCCAGGACCAATACAATGCGGAACTGGCGGCCAAAAACGAACAACTGGAAGCCCGCAACCGCGACGTGGAAAAAGCCAACCGGCTGAAGAGCGAGTTCCTAGCCAGCATGAGCCACGAGTTGCGAACGCCGCTGCATACCATCATCGGATTTTCCGAGCTGCTAACGGAAGAAGTGGAAGGGACGCTCAACCCCAAACAAAAACGGTTCCTCGGCCACGTACTGCAGGATTCGCGCCACCTGCTGCAATTGATCAACGAAATCCTGGACATCAGCAGGATTGAGGCGGGACGTCTGGAACTCCAGCTGGGCGCCTTTGATTTTGCCGCCTGCCTAGACGAGGTTCTGGCCGGCATTCATCAGCAGGCCGCAGCCAAAGACATCCATTTGGAGAACAAGAACACTTTCCACGATCTGGTCTTCGCCGACCGCCTGCGCCTGAAAGAGATCCTCTACAACCTGCTGAGCAACGCGGTAAAGTTCACTCCGAACGGCGGCGCTGTCTGGGTGGAGGCGCTCACCGCCGATGGGCAATGGCTGGAGATCAGCGTGTGCGATACCGGGGTTGGCATCCCAGCGGATGAACACGAAAGCATTTTCGAAAAGTTCTATCAGGCAGGCAGCACAACCAAAGGCACACGCGAAGGCACGGGATTGGGCCTGCCCATCACCAAAAAGCTGGTGGAACTGCACGGTGGCAACATCCGGCTTACCAGCGAGCCGGGACAAGGAAGCCGCTTTACCATTGCCCTGCCCCTGACCGGCCCGCCCAGCCTCTAA
- a CDS encoding response regulator transcription factor: protein MRILIAEDDAPLASFVAKALTEEEHQTEIAADGEAALAKLVAKPFDLLILDLNLPVLDGNEVLKRLRGRGSEIPILILTATDNVAERVACLDAGADDYLTKPFSYSELAARLRALYRRKGPPVQTVLRVQDLELDCVQRTVVRAGVPVDLTPKEFSLLEYFMRNLGRQITRNMIIQYVWKLAPDTMTNVVDVYVNYLRKKIDENAKVKLIRTVRGVGYEFGPSAHPDDADQAEDPE, encoded by the coding sequence ATGCGGATTCTGATAGCGGAGGATGACGCTCCGCTGGCATCTTTTGTCGCCAAGGCCCTGACCGAGGAAGAACACCAGACGGAGATCGCTGCCGATGGCGAAGCGGCGTTGGCAAAACTGGTGGCGAAACCGTTTGATCTGTTGATCCTGGACCTGAACCTGCCCGTGCTCGACGGCAATGAAGTGCTCAAGCGGCTGCGCGGCCGCGGTTCGGAAATCCCGATTCTGATTCTTACGGCTACGGACAACGTGGCAGAACGCGTAGCGTGCCTGGACGCGGGCGCGGATGATTACCTCACCAAACCTTTTTCCTATTCTGAGCTGGCGGCCCGGCTGCGCGCGCTTTACCGTCGCAAAGGACCTCCGGTGCAAACCGTGCTGCGCGTGCAAGACCTGGAGTTGGACTGCGTCCAGCGCACGGTGGTCCGGGCGGGCGTTCCGGTTGATCTCACTCCCAAGGAATTTAGCCTGCTGGAATACTTCATGCGCAACCTGGGCCGGCAGATCACCCGCAACATGATCATCCAGTACGTGTGGAAGCTGGCGCCGGACACCATGACCAACGTGGTGGACGTGTATGTCAACTACTTGCGCAAAAAGATTGATGAAAACGCCAAAGTGAAACTGATTCGCACCGTCCGCGGTGTTGGCTACGAGTTCGGTCCATCCGCGCATCCGGACGATGCCGACCAGGCCGAAGACCCCGAATAA
- a CDS encoding hydrolase: protein MVSTPVETLPYSEVARRPLRVEDCVLAVIDIQEKLLPPIHEKDRLVRNAQLLVRLAGLLSLPVVVSTQYAKGLGVTVPEIMALLPPNTKPVDKLEFGCFGNGEFCSAIGTLAERNTLLLCGMETHICVMQTALGALNQGMNIHVAADAVSSRTELNWKLGLERMRAAGAVLSSTEMMIYELMGKSGTSVFKAMLEHLK from the coding sequence ATGGTCAGCACACCGGTTGAGACGCTTCCCTACTCTGAAGTCGCGCGCCGGCCCCTGCGCGTGGAAGATTGCGTACTGGCAGTCATTGATATTCAAGAGAAACTCCTGCCGCCCATCCACGAAAAAGACCGGCTGGTACGCAACGCGCAATTGCTGGTCCGGCTGGCCGGCCTCTTGTCACTGCCCGTGGTGGTTTCCACGCAGTACGCCAAGGGTCTGGGCGTGACCGTCCCGGAAATCATGGCGCTGTTGCCACCCAACACCAAGCCGGTGGACAAGCTGGAGTTCGGCTGCTTCGGCAACGGCGAGTTCTGTTCGGCTATCGGCACGCTGGCCGAGCGCAACACGCTGCTGCTGTGCGGCATGGAGACCCACATCTGCGTGATGCAGACGGCGCTGGGCGCGCTGAACCAGGGAATGAACATCCACGTGGCCGCCGACGCGGTCAGCTCCCGGACCGAATTGAACTGGAAGCTCGGCCTGGAACGCATGCGCGCCGCCGGGGCCGTGCTGTCATCCACGGAGATGATGATCTACGAGTTGATGGGCAAATCAGGGACAAGCGTGTTCAAGGCGATGCTGGAGCATTTGAAGTAA
- a CDS encoding potassium channel family protein, which translates to MNYFSVIAGVIMVLVVLWETFETIVLPRRVTRHFRLAVLFYRVTWVAWRSVAKGRQSKKGRDALLSYYGPLSLLMLFAFFAVVLVFGFALIHFGDGARFTGSLLPSHFGNALYMSGTTLFTLGLGDITPVTPLGRLVTVLEAGIGFGFLALVIGYLPVLYQAFSRREVTISLLDARAGSPPTAFELLRRHAGRNDQGLDALTTVLHDWEHWAADLMESHLSYPVLAYFRSQHDNQSWIGSLTAVLDVCSLAMVGLEGMCQYQARMTFAIARHALVDLSQVFAAPPDRDGASSRLQAEDLEAIRRQLQGAGMKLTVGDAADAELLRLRGLYEPYAMALARHLRLELPPWIKREAVKDNWQTSAWQHDQVRPRVVAMHDDHDH; encoded by the coding sequence CGCCTGGCGGTTTTGTTCTACCGCGTAACATGGGTCGCATGGCGAAGTGTGGCAAAGGGACGCCAAAGTAAGAAGGGACGCGACGCGCTGCTCAGCTATTACGGCCCGCTCTCCCTGCTGATGCTGTTTGCCTTCTTCGCCGTGGTATTGGTGTTTGGTTTCGCGTTGATCCACTTTGGCGATGGTGCGCGCTTTACCGGCTCGCTCCTTCCCAGCCACTTTGGCAACGCACTCTACATGAGCGGGACCACGCTGTTCACGCTGGGGCTGGGCGACATCACGCCTGTCACACCGCTGGGCAGATTGGTTACCGTTCTAGAAGCGGGCATTGGATTTGGATTTCTCGCGCTGGTCATCGGCTATCTGCCGGTGCTGTATCAAGCTTTCTCGCGGCGTGAAGTGACCATCTCTCTGCTCGACGCGCGCGCCGGATCTCCGCCCACAGCCTTCGAACTGCTGCGCCGCCACGCCGGACGGAACGATCAAGGCCTGGACGCGCTCACCACCGTGCTGCATGACTGGGAACATTGGGCGGCTGATCTGATGGAGAGCCATCTTTCTTATCCCGTGCTGGCTTACTTCCGGTCGCAGCACGATAACCAATCCTGGATCGGGTCGCTCACCGCCGTCCTGGACGTGTGCTCGCTGGCCATGGTCGGACTGGAAGGCATGTGCCAGTACCAGGCGCGAATGACGTTTGCCATCGCACGCCATGCTCTGGTGGACCTGAGCCAGGTGTTTGCAGCGCCGCCGGACCGCGATGGCGCTTCGTCCCGCTTGCAAGCGGAAGACCTGGAGGCCATCCGCAGGCAACTGCAGGGCGCCGGGATGAAGCTTACCGTCGGCGATGCGGCGGACGCCGAACTGCTCCGCCTGCGTGGTCTCTACGAACCGTACGCCATGGCCCTGGCGCGCCATCTGCGCCTGGAGTTGCCGCCCTGGATCAAACGCGAGGCTGTGAAAGACAACTGGCAGACCAGCGCATGGCAACACGACCAGGTCCGGCCACGCGTGGTGGCGATGCATGATGACCATGACCACTGA